The Spiroplasma litorale nucleotide sequence ATTCACTATTGCAGTGAATTTTAAAACTTATTTAATAAAATTTATTTTGAAATCATGTGTTTTTGATTTATTTTTATTTAAGCTCAGAATGAATTTTTTATCTTTTATTTCTGTAGTTTGTTGACCATTATAATCAGGTGTCCCACATCATGGTTCAACACAAACATATTCGGCTTTTTCATTAATTGCTCATAATAAAAATGCACTGTAATTTGGATAAATTATTTTATACTTAACATTTTTATTTTCAATTATTAAACTCTTTGAATTACAAAATGATAAATAAGATTTTGAATTACTAAAATCTATCTCTCCATAATTAAATGATTTGATTTTTAGTGGTTTATAGTTTTCTGGCATTAACCCATTTGGAAATTCTCCAATAAATGAGTCTTCTTTATTTAAAGTAAGTTTATCACCTTTTTTAAACTGAAATGCAGGGTGATGTCCGAATGAATAATAAATAACTTCATCATCCATATTAATAACTTTTATTTTTGCATTAATTTTTTTATTTTTTACAAATATTTTTATTTGTATTTTATATTTAAATGGATATAGATTATTATCCTTATTGGTATTTATTGATTCTAAAAAAACTGAATTTTCTTTTTCTTCAACAACATTTCAATTTAATATTTCGTGAAAGAATCCATGTCTCTTAATATCTAGTTCCTTACCTAAGTGTGTTACATTAGCTTTTAAATTACCGCAAACCGGGAACATAATTGGTCATGTTTTTTTTCAATCACCATCTTTTTTATATAATATTTCATTTCCTTCATAAATAATACTTTGGATTTCAAATGGATTTATACTATAACTTAATTTAATGTTTTTACTTTTCAATGTTTTCACTACTTTTTACCTCTTTTTCTTTACCTGAGAAATCAATTTTTGTTTTTGCTTTTTCCATAATACGTTTTTTTAATAGGTTTTTAATATTTCTTGTTGCATTATTATAATTAATATAATCTGCAAAGAAAGAGTTATTTTTAAAATAAAAGACAAGTATGCATATTAATATTATCATACATGAAAAAGACATCATTAAAGTTGTTGCGATATCAAACTCCTTTAAAGAATCTGAATTTACATTTTTTATATTTTCTAAATCACTCAATAAACCAACATTATGAAAAACACCTTTTTTAAGATTGGCTATAATTTTTTCTATTGAACTAACAATAAATTTTGCACCAAACATTGCACTACCAAAAAAACCTGTAACTGGGTTTTTTGGAGATCTGTAGTTTCACATTATACATAAAGAAAATAAAGAAAAAACTATTTGGTTAAATAAAATACCTGTAAATACATTTACTGATATATAGATAAATGGATTTGTTGTAAATGCAAGTATTGTGTATGCTCCAAATATTAAAAATAAGCAAGCAAAAATTAAATATTTTTGACCAAAATATTTTAATGCAAATTTATAAATAAAATACGATATTAATATTGATGGTATTGTATATAAAAAGTTAAATGTCCTCAATAAACTTATTACATTATTATAATCAATACCATAATCTCTTAAATTAAGTCCAATAAACATTTTAACAATTAATGAGTTGTTAAGAGAACTAGTTATCGAAACTAAAAAAACTATTAAATAAATTAAAAAGAAGTTAAAGTTATTTTTTTTAGGAATGCTATCAATTATCTCTTTGTCAAAAACTCCGGCTAAATTTTTGTTTTCTTGTATAAAAAATGAGTATGAGAATAAATATATTATGAGTATTATACATAAAACAATTATTGTATTTTGATAATAATAATTAGTAAATAATACTTTCAACTCATTTAAATATGTTCCAAAAGCAGTACCAAAACCAATAAAACTAAAAATAATTCAAACTACAGGCAAAACATATATTCTATAATAATATTGCTCATTACAATATAAAAAGAAAATTGTTGAAGAAGCCAAACATATTGATAATAATAATGTTGTAAATACAAACAAATATGAATTTATATAGTTTTTTGTAAAAAAATCAATCACTAACAATATAAAAACTAGTACATATGTTATTTTAATTCATATAAATCTATTCCTTATTATTCCAGTAATAAAAGTTGCTAATGGTTTTAAGAAAACTAAAAATAATGAAGTTCCTAAAATAACAATACTAAAATATTCTGCTTTATCAATTAATAATGTTGAAGGAATATTATTAGAGTTTTGATTTGATAAATAACCTAATATAACCCACAATAAAGCTGTATTAACCAAAAAAATAATCTGGTTTTTTTTAACTTTTTCTTTAAAAACAATAAAAAGCAAAGTGAAGAAACACATTGCAAAAAGTATAGGTAACATAATTAATAAATCTCAATTATTCATCATAACCTCAACTACAATATATTGTATTACAATATAACAAAAAAGCACAAACTTTAATCATAGCAATTAATGTGATACTTTTTTTTGATTTTGATTGGTTTTTTTAATTCCAGGTATATGATTAGTGTTTTGTTTTTTTAGTCTTGTTTTTATTTTTTTTAAGTCATTATGAACTTTAATTAAATAAGTACTTGTTTGTACATTAAATTCTTGAATAGAATCAATAATTTTTAATTTATTATCAAGTGTATAGTTTTGATAAGCAACTTTTTTGTATTGTTTTTCTAAAACAAAAATTAAAAAACCGACAATGTAAGCAATAAATACAATCAATAAAAATGGACATAATGTTATTAAAACATAGTCGATTATTAAAACTTTTTCAAATTTAAAAATACCTAAATATTCAACACTAAAATATTCATTATTTAAATATAAAATTACTAGTTTTGACACCAATAAAGATATTGGTGTTATTATAGTTAAAC carries:
- a CDS encoding MFS cation transporter, which translates into the protein MMNNWDLLIMLPILFAMCFFTLLFIVFKEKVKKNQIIFLVNTALLWVILGYLSNQNSNNIPSTLLIDKAEYFSIVILGTSLFLVFLKPLATFITGIIRNRFIWIKITYVLVFILLVIDFFTKNYINSYLFVFTTLLLSICLASSTIFFLYCNEQYYYRIYVLPVVWIIFSFIGFGTAFGTYLNELKVLFTNYYYQNTIIVLCIILIIYLFSYSFFIQENKNLAGVFDKEIIDSIPKKNNFNFFLIYLIVFLVSITSSLNNSLIVKMFIGLNLRDYGIDYNNVISLLRTFNFLYTIPSILISYFIYKFALKYFGQKYLIFACLFLIFGAYTILAFTTNPFIYISVNVFTGILFNQIVFSLFSLCIMWNYRSPKNPVTGFFGSAMFGAKFIVSSIEKIIANLKKGVFHNVGLLSDLENIKNVNSDSLKEFDIATTLMMSFSCMIILICILVFYFKNNSFFADYINYNNATRNIKNLLKKRIMEKAKTKIDFSGKEKEVKSSENIEK
- a CDS encoding aldose epimerase family protein codes for the protein MKTLKSKNIKLSYSINPFEIQSIIYEGNEILYKKDGDWKKTWPIMFPVCGNLKANVTHLGKELDIKRHGFFHEILNWNVVEEKENSVFLESINTNKDNNLYPFKYKIQIKIFVKNKKINAKIKVINMDDEVIYYSFGHHPAFQFKKGDKLTLNKEDSFIGEFPNGLMPENYKPLKIKSFNYGEIDFSNSKSYLSFCNSKSLIIENKNVKYKIIYPNYSAFLLWAINEKAEYVCVEPWCGTPDYNGQQTTEIKDKKFILSLNKNKSKTHDFKINFIK